The region gatggcttaaaaaaaaaaaaaaaaaaaaaaaacaatcatattattttcatataaatcaggagaaagcagcaaatcttcccAATTAAGAATCTGGAACGAGCAAGTGTTtccttgaaaagaaaaaaaaaacctcaaatgattaatcaattatcaaaacaaCTGCATATTTAACTGATCGAGTAATTCTTTCACTTCCTGCGTGTGCCTTCAGCACAGGACAAGCGAgggataaaaaaataatgaggcacgggaagaaaaaaaaaaaggtttttgatCACGAACCACCAGCTGAACGCGGCAGTCTGTAGCTGGCGTGTTTGTGATGCTTTTGAAGCTGCATAAAAAGCCGGTTCTACTGTAACGGTTGTTTAACAACCTGTACCAACCTTCACACCCTATTTAACATGTTCTACtacaagcccccccccccatcacccCGCCCCACCCTAACAAAGACAGGAGCAGTGCTGCTGTTGCAGATGGTATCTGAAGACATGAAGAGACTCCAACCCTCAAAGCCATTTCATAACAGTAACACTGCAGCCACTGAAGCGGTCTGCTGTCCGGGAATTACACCCGCAACTCTGGTATTTAATGCGCCTCCGCTCAGCCAGCCAAGTTGGACGAGGCGGTCTGAGGTCTCGTCTGGACCTGAGACAGATTAAAATGGTTTCCGTGTGGGCAGACGGGCTGCTGGCAGTGCGGAGATGAGCTGAGATGTCCTCgccacacagatacagacaaacagaaagcagaactCACCACATTCAGTTTCTGAGGAGCTGGAGAGTTCAGCTTCCACCGCCGTCTCCTCagttccttcctctccttcttcctcttcttcttcctcttcttcttcttcttcttcctcctcctcctcttcctcctgctcctcgtCCTCCAGATCTAGCTCAGCCTTGGCCTGGCTCTCCTCCCGGCCCAGCGCCTCCTGCTGCGTCTCCCCCACTCGCACCTCCTCTGTCTGAGAGTTGTGACCGGGCCCTGCTCCCAGCTCCCCTCCCTGGCTCAGGGAGTAGTTGTGCTCCTCACTGCAGTGCTCCAGAGCCAAacctgccgccgccgccgctgccgcaaccacttcctcttcttcctgtgcCACCTGATATACCTCCACTGTACGCTCCCTCGACATCCCCCCATCCtgtgctcctcctgctgctgctcttcctgcAACACATAACTCCCTCTCTGTTGTCGTGGCAACAGATATacgcccctcctccctccctgcagcaGTGGCCTGGACTTCCTGGGTGACAGGaggtgctgtgtgtctgctgccgcccctcctcctcctctcttcctcctcttcctcctcctgctcctcccgGCTCCTCCCCCAGCGGCCAATCAGGACGGCCTCCTCGGAGCAGGCCAGCAGCTCCCCTCCCACCCCGAGGCCCAGCTTCGTGTAGCGAGCCATCTCGTCCAGCGCAGACACGTCCCAGCGCTCTGGGTGCAGGTCCTCACCGAAGCCACCGTCGTCCACCAGGTCGCTTAGCAACTCAAAGGGCCGTTTCCTTGGCGATGCCGGGGAGCCCAGCATGAGGAGCACGCTCTAAAGGGGACAGAGATGTACTTAAATATGGCTGCGTTTTACCATGTGTTGTATTTGTAACATTGCTCCTGTGCAGTATTGCATGTCAGCATGTACTCATATAACAGGGGGAGGTTAGTAATAAAATATTTGCTCGCTGCTTTGTAAATAAACTCATCGTTCCAGGCAGCTATTAATCTTTAATTTAATTATCTACGCAGACAGCTGCAACCTCAGACAGCTCTTTCTGAATGCCAGAATGATTTAACAGTAAGCCAAAGGATGGCGCCTGCAAAGTCATCCTGCTAAATAAATACACGTAGCTCAATACTCAAAGTCAGTCAGGCTACACAACTAGACTGGCCAACACATTGGCATGGTTACCATCCAAATGTGACACAAACTTTAATCGAATTttgaaaaattcagaaaaaaacatgtagaaaACATGAACGTAGCATTTATTTTAGCTTCAGGTGCTAATTTAAGCAACGTTACAGTTTCCCTGTGTCACACAGACCTGAAATTCTTTTCTCAAATAAACTACCATTTTGAAAGGCCTTGGGAAGTCTAACAACGAGCCATGTGAAAGTTGTATCTCTCACCATCATGTGTTGTCTCACCTGGTCGTACTCAGTCCTGCCCCCTTGTGGTGACATGGCCAGGGGGTAGGGGCTCAGCAGACCCCTGTGTCCTCCGTAGGCCTCGCCAAACGCAGGCTCCATCCCATTCATACCCGGCTGAGAGGGAGGAAGCACACAGATGCAGAATGAGATACAAATCCAACAGCGAGACCAGGAGGAGCATCACTTCGGCGATGTTCCTACTTTACCTGAGGCATGCCCGAGGCAGGAGGGTGTCAGGTCGCAGTCACAACGTCAGTTCAAGTGAGTTctgctgcaaaaacacaatccAGTTCAGATCTGAACATCAAGATGAAACCgggaggagacagcagaggaaaagaagagttCACGACAAAGACGGCAGAGAGAAGAAGGTGacggggagaggaggaggaggaggtggcagcGGCGAGGAGGTTACCTACCTAAGGTTGAGAGTTGTGAGGGTCAAGGGGTCAGGCTCTTTTCACATGTCGCAGCCCTGCAGCTCTCAGCCTCCCAGcctggaggagaaaaaggagaagaggaccAGAGAAGGGGGAAGTCAGATGTGAGTTCAGCAGAGTCCACAATGTAAATTACACAGCAATAAAACTGTTAAACACACTGTTAAAGCGCAGAGACGTGTTCGCCTGACCAGCGAAATAAGAAGAGATGACAGCAGTAAAGATGAGAAAACACAGGTTTTAACTACGTCATTTTATTAACAAACACGTGCATGTTTCTGAGAAGTatgcacttttttaaaaaagctttcacagaaaacatgacACAGAAGTAAGTGGTGTAGTTCTGTTTGCTTTCTTCACTGtgatgtggttttttttctcttacatgTCACGTTTTGTGAAGTGAAACATTAATAAGGTTGcagctctttttttgtttgttcaacCACGGTGATTACATTATCTGGCCACTATTTCTATTAATACATCCATTTATTCAACATGAAACAacacactgtggctgctgctgccagaaATGTAGGACATATCACTTCCTGAAAAAGACCTGCCAGCGACTGCACCGTGTGAAGCAGCAGTCATGTGGCATTTGTAAATTCAAACGTGCTTAATTAGCAACTAGCATTTGTCATTTCAGTGCTATGCCTTGTTACCGTCACAAGCTTCATCAAAAGATAGCTCTGATGTTAATTTGTTAAAAATGACACGACAGTGGAGCTGTAGAAGGAGAAGAGCTCAGAAAGATAAgcaagaagatgaaaacaaatcagGGCCGAGATCTAAACACTTCTCACACTGGTTGAGTTAAAACTCACTGAGGGAAACCGTTCTTGCTTAGTGGTGCAGGATTAAGTGTCCAGCGAAAAAGGGTGAAGGgtcaggagaggaggaagttCATATTCTGAAGGCTAAACATTAGCACTCCTGCGGCTAAGTGGTGGATGTGCTAATCTAGCACGGGTGGCTGAGCCACGCTGGTTtaattctgtttatttcttattgtcagcaaatcccCAGCAGTGTGTGAGTCCACCTCTCAGTACTTTTTGATTTTCCTGCCTTTTAGCTCGTtctaaaaatgttaaatctaaaaaaaaaaagaagaagaaagaaagtcacAAGCTCAGTGACATTCTTAAACAgctagtttttttttagcaaacatgaCTCAGTGTTAAATAGTGTATTTGTTTGGGACTATCTTCGCTCACGGATTAATACACATGTGGTGCTCTCCCAGCAacagtaaagtgtgtgtgtgtgtcagcccgagtcaaaataaactacagtgtgtgtgtgtgtgtgttcatggtgatgaaggagCATATCactcagtgcaacagtgtgactcacggatgtgtttttaattgtttttgaaCAACAATGAGAAGCTCTATGGCACATGGAGAGTGAGCTGCATCAGGCTCTTCATGCACAGACGATGCTTGTTTACTGCGATCGATTCATGGTGCTTTTGGTCTTCTCATAGAATTTGAGGACAGTGAGGAACGTATAGCACAGCCTTCCCCTTTGACCCGGCTAACTCGTCCTATAAAGAACTGCTTCTTCGACTCCGCCCAGTACGGTTAAACCTCGGCCAATGAGATAACTTCCTCTGCATCGGTTAACGTTTGTGCAAACCAAAAATCCAATTGTgcctcagaggaaaagagaggaggccCCGGTGCAAACTGCTGATCAGACCCGAGCTCCTTTCAGACGGGGACATGATGAAACAGCGAGCAatgctaaaacacacactctctcacacacacacacacacacacacattgcggGAACAATGCAACCCTACTGTTTAGTACCTGTGGAAAACCAGGAGAAACCGGCTCACACTGACCCTGGTTCAGCGATTCGAGAACAATGTCATAATGCGTTCTCTGTGGATTGACCTCGGGAACACAAGAATGAGGAAATGAGGATTTGCTGAGCGGTTATGACACTGCCTTGGCACGCCACATGGAAAACTGGTATTTGGCACATGGAGCGAGCCAGCTACCAACATGCtgtgtacacaaacacttaTCAGACACATACAGTGTTTTCAAGTAGATAATAAACTGGTGCAACAAATGTAAGAGCCCCAGAAAAGTACAAACACACGAAGGATACGCTTCTTTTTATCGTAAAGTTACAGCAGCTGTACTGTGAATTCACACAGGAGTTAAGCCAGCGTACATTTTATCTTCATAGTTTGCTTGTACCAACAGCACAGCTTGCTCAGGAGCCAGTTATGAGTGTTTCTGCTCTCATTTCAAACTTTAGAAACACATACGAGCCTTATATTTTCATGTAGGATAAATCAGAGTGACCATTATGCCAGAGAAGGAGCCACATTTATCAAACTATTTAATGTCTCACACAGCAAACAAGAAGGAAACAGGCAAACTCATTCATCTCAGCGGCGTCCTCTTCACCGTCTCCTTTAATCTGCCTTTTCTGACTGCACGGCTCCTTTATAggcatttgctgtttttacaaGGTAAATTTACACAGTGAAACCGATGCACCAAACACATTCTTGTTTATATTTGCTCATTCTCGGGCTGATATAGGAGCCAGGCATGCCTTTGTGAAACAACAACTTTGCAATCATTTACTGCGCGTCGGTTCAACATAAGGCTTGGTCCAAAGGTCTCCT is a window of Toxotes jaculatrix isolate fToxJac2 chromosome 4, fToxJac2.pri, whole genome shotgun sequence DNA encoding:
- the LOC121180180 gene encoding CREB3 regulatory factor-like codes for the protein MPQPGMNGMEPAFGEAYGGHRGLLSPYPLAMSPQGGRTEYDQSVLLMLGSPASPRKRPFELLSDLVDDGGFGEDLHPERWDVSALDEMARYTKLGLGVGGELLACSEEAVLIGRWGRSREEQEEEEEEERRRRGGSRHTAPPVTQEVQATAAGREEGRISVATTTERELCVAGRAAAGGAQDGGMSRERTVEVYQVAQEEEEVVAAAAAAAGLALEHCSEEHNYSLSQGGELGAGPGHNSQTEEVRVGETQQEALGREESQAKAELDLEDEEQEEEEEEEEEEEEEEEEEEEGEEGTEETAVEAELSSSSETECEVEAEPARQPGGERPSKRRCFWEYRRARESATKKKLGGDVHWSLSWSSSTLPSTLYRREGKKGRRKARKTDASDLTPNPQKLHNIGEQLQKLNAAIDGMGPVNDLPAVARARSRKEKNKLASRACRLKKKAQHEANKIKLWGLNQEYENLLGALLRIKEVIRRRVESSEEEDTDERGMTQRLEDILRESSGPLVAGRTKDFVQRILAASAGSQNQRKEPPQEGDETAG